A genome region from Dolichospermum compactum NIES-806 includes the following:
- a CDS encoding type II toxin-antitoxin system RelE/ParE family toxin: MNDKYQIIIQPEAQKAIENAYFWFSNISHQKARTWLEGLYKSILSLEKMPSRCSLAFENEFFDQEIRQLIYGKGRNAYRIIFTIIDDNVQIIFVRHTAQKPMRDEESE, from the coding sequence ATGAATGATAAATATCAAATCATTATCCAACCAGAAGCACAGAAAGCAATAGAAAACGCTTATTTCTGGTTTAGTAATATTTCTCACCAAAAGGCTAGAACATGGTTAGAAGGATTATATAAATCTATTTTATCACTAGAAAAAATGCCTTCTCGTTGTTCTCTAGCATTTGAAAATGAATTTTTTGATCAAGAAATACGACAACTTATATATGGAAAGGGAAGAAACGCCTATCGAATTATTTTTACAATTATTGATGATAATGTTCAAATTATTTTTGTGCGACACACGGCTCAAAAACCAATGAGAGACGAAGAATCAGAATAA
- a CDS encoding type II toxin-antitoxin system Phd/YefM family antitoxin produces the protein MLIKLAVMINLSKDIHSLTEFKRNTTEFLQQIKKTKHPLVLTVNGKAELVVQDAESYQELLDAAELVETLKGIKLGLEQMQKGEGKKAEDFFNELFNKLDSSQ, from the coding sequence ATGCTAATTAAACTTGCGGTCATGATCAATCTTAGTAAAGATATACATTCCCTCACCGAATTTAAGCGTAACACTACTGAATTTCTACAACAGATTAAAAAAACAAAACACCCCTTAGTTCTCACTGTCAACGGAAAAGCCGAGTTAGTTGTTCAAGATGCAGAATCTTATCAAGAACTATTAGATGCTGCTGAGTTAGTAGAAACCTTAAAAGGTATTAAACTTGGCTTAGAACAAATGCAGAAAGGTGAAGGAAAAAAAGCCGAAGATTTCTTTAATGAATTGTTTAATAAATTAGACAGTTCCCAATGA
- a CDS encoding P-II family nitrogen regulator, translated as MSKKANKLVIVTEKILMKKVAKIIDECGATGYTVVDTGGKGSRNVRSTGKPNTADTDSNVKFEVLTENREMAEKIADQVAIKFFTDYAGIIYICEAEVLYGRHFCGPDGC; from the coding sequence ATGTCCAAGAAAGCTAACAAGCTCGTCATCGTCACGGAAAAGATTCTGATGAAAAAGGTCGCCAAGATCATTGATGAATGCGGGGCAACCGGTTATACGGTCGTGGATACTGGCGGTAAAGGCAGTCGTAACGTGCGCTCTACAGGTAAACCCAACACTGCTGACACCGATTCAAATGTAAAGTTCGAGGTACTTACCGAAAATCGGGAGATGGCCGAGAAGATTGCGGATCAGGTCGCAATCAAGTTTTTCACCGATTATGCGGGCATTATCTATATCTGTGAAGCAGAGGTACTGTACGGAAGACATTTCTGTGGACCAGACGGCTGTTGA
- a CDS encoding sodium-dependent bicarbonate transport family permease, translated as MDFVSLFITDFIAQLQSPTLAFLIGGMIIAALGSELVIPESICTIIVFMLLTKIGLTGGIAIRNSNLADMVLPALFAVVTGIAVVFIARYTLAKLPKVKVVDAIATGGLFGAVSGSTMAAGLTVLEEQKIPFEAWTGALYPFMDIPALVTAIVVANIYLNKKKLKESPELAMEESLSKQPVAAGDYPSTRQEYLSQQKDPDDNRVKIWPIIEESLRGPALSAMLLGMALGLFTRPETVYKSFYDPAFRGLLSILMLVMGMEAWSRVGELRKVAQWYVVYSVLAPFIHGLIAFGLGMIAHYTMNFSMGGVVVLAVIASSSSDISGPPTLRAGIPSANPSAYIGASTAIGTPIAIGLCIPFFIGLAQAIGGK; from the coding sequence GTGGATTTTGTATCCTTATTTATCACGGACTTTATTGCCCAGTTGCAGTCCCCAACATTGGCCTTTTTGATTGGTGGAATGATTATTGCCGCCCTTGGTAGTGAATTGGTAATTCCAGAGTCAATTTGTACGATCATCGTCTTCATGTTACTCACCAAAATCGGTCTAACCGGTGGAATTGCGATCCGTAACTCCAACCTAGCGGACATGGTTTTACCCGCATTGTTTGCTGTAGTCACAGGTATTGCGGTTGTATTCATCGCCCGCTATACATTGGCCAAGCTGCCAAAGGTCAAAGTCGTTGATGCGATCGCAACTGGGGGGTTGTTTGGTGCGGTGAGTGGTTCTACCATGGCCGCCGGACTGACGGTACTAGAAGAACAAAAAATTCCATTTGAAGCATGGACTGGTGCACTCTATCCCTTTATGGATATCCCCGCGCTCGTAACTGCGATTGTGGTAGCTAATATTTACCTCAACAAGAAGAAGCTTAAAGAATCACCCGAACTTGCGATGGAAGAGTCTTTGAGTAAGCAGCCCGTTGCGGCTGGTGATTATCCCAGCACCAGGCAGGAGTATCTCAGCCAGCAGAAAGATCCTGATGATAATCGGGTCAAGATATGGCCGATCATTGAGGAAAGCCTCCGGGGTCCTGCCTTATCGGCAATGTTATTAGGAATGGCTCTGGGACTGTTCACCCGTCCGGAAACTGTCTATAAAAGCTTCTACGATCCCGCCTTTCGCGGCTTGCTTTCAATCTTGATGCTGGTGATGGGTATGGAGGCTTGGTCAAGAGTGGGTGAACTGCGTAAGGTTGCCCAATGGTACGTCGTTTATAGTGTGTTAGCACCATTTATACATGGTTTAATTGCCTTCGGACTAGGTATGATTGCCCACTATACAATGAATTTCAGCATGGGCGGTGTCGTGGTACTGGCTGTCATCGCTTCCTCTAGTTCAGACATCTCCGGTCCTCCTACATTGCGAGCAGGTATCCCTTCGGCTAATCCATCGGCATATATAGGCGCGTCTACAGCCATTGGTACGCCAATTGCGATCGGTTTGTGTATACCCTTCTTTATCGGACTTGCCCAGGCGATCGGCGGCAAGTAA
- a CDS encoding nitrate ABC transporter ATP-binding protein (This model describes the ATP binding subunits of ATP-binding cassette (ABC) transporters for nitrate transport, or for bicarbonate transport, in bacteria and archaea.), protein MQNRNLISTNTTTISRQPFLEIKDVCKVYPTKNGPFTVLDGVNLNVEQGEFLCVIGHSGCGKSTLLNMVSGFNFPTTGQVLLEGQPITKPGPDRMVVFQNYALLPWRTAFENIYLAVNAVYPTKPEAEKRSIVREHLAMVGLADAMEKKPMQMSGGMRQRVSIARALAIRPKVLILDEPFGALDAITKEELQEELLKIWNDNRCTVLMITHDIDEALFLADKLVMMTNGPHAKIGEVMEIPFARPRDRARIMEDPQYYQLRNYALDFLFNRFAHDDVG, encoded by the coding sequence ATGCAAAACCGTAACTTAATATCTACCAACACAACCACAATCAGCCGTCAGCCTTTCCTAGAAATTAAAGACGTTTGTAAAGTTTATCCCACCAAAAATGGACCATTTACCGTTCTTGATGGTGTTAACCTCAACGTTGAACAAGGGGAATTTCTTTGCGTTATCGGTCACTCTGGTTGCGGTAAATCAACTTTATTAAACATGGTTTCTGGTTTCAACTTTCCGACAACTGGACAAGTTTTATTAGAAGGACAACCTATTACAAAACCAGGTCCAGATAGAATGGTCGTATTTCAAAACTACGCCTTACTACCTTGGAGAACAGCATTTGAAAATATTTATTTAGCTGTAAATGCAGTTTATCCAACTAAGCCAGAAGCAGAAAAACGTTCTATTGTTAGAGAACATTTAGCAATGGTGGGTTTAGCCGACGCAATGGAAAAGAAACCTATGCAAATGTCTGGAGGAATGAGACAGCGGGTTTCTATTGCCCGTGCTTTGGCTATTCGTCCCAAAGTGCTGATTTTAGATGAACCTTTTGGGGCGTTGGATGCGATCACTAAGGAAGAGTTACAGGAGGAGTTGCTGAAAATCTGGAATGATAATCGTTGTACAGTTTTGATGATTACCCATGATATTGATGAGGCTTTATTTTTGGCTGACAAGTTGGTAATGATGACTAATGGCCCTCATGCCAAAATAGGGGAAGTGATGGAAATTCCCTTTGCAAGACCACGGGATAGAGCGAGAATTATGGAAGATCCTCAATATTATCAACTGCGGAATTATGCGTTAGATTTCTTGTTTAATCGTTTCGCTCATGATGATGTCGGTTAA
- a CDS encoding ABC transporter ATP-binding/substrate-binding protein (This model describes the ATP binding subunits of ATP-binding cassette (ABC) transporters for nitrate transport, or for bicarbonate transport, in bacteria and archaea.), whose translation MSIFVGVEQIDKVFELTGGGQYIALKGIDLQIKKGEFVSLIGHSGCGKSTLLNMIAGLDLPTEGLVTLEGQRIKKPGPDRMVVFQNYSLLPWRTVRENIALAVDSVLNGMPAAERKAIIDRHIDMVGLRPHADKQPGMLSGGQKQRVAIARALAIRPKLLLLDEPFGALDALTRGNLQEQLMQICEENEVTAVMVTHDVDEAVLLSDRIVMLTNGPESKIGDILEVDIPRPRKRMEVVKHPSYYTLRSEMIYFLNQQKRIKKIRARKTAAVVRHGLEKVNLEIGFLPITACAPLAIAKEKGFFIKHGLDEVNLVRESSWRGIVDGMTGGYLDAAQMPSGMPMWLSLGGNKNEPLPVVTALTMTRNGNAITLAKRFYEEGVHSLSDFKKYLLKTREQTHRMGVVHPASMHNLLLRYWLAAGGIDPDIDVDMKNIPPAQMVVDLKGGTIDGYCVGEPWNYRAAVEGSGFTIATDLEVWLGHPGKVLGVREDWAETYPNTHIALTKALLEACKYCADPANAQEIRQILASRDYVSTDIEYIQLENPSSDSCDLDHPMREYAHHQFYSESAINRPSRTEQIWIMTQLARWGDTPFPRNWVEIVERVCRVRVFSTAARELGLDISYTRQPIQLFDGKPFNADDPISYLNDLEIKRDFSIAEVILDSPRKTAA comes from the coding sequence ATGTCTATATTTGTTGGCGTTGAGCAAATTGATAAAGTTTTTGAATTAACAGGTGGCGGTCAATATATTGCCCTCAAAGGTATTGATCTCCAAATAAAAAAAGGCGAATTTGTTTCCCTTATCGGTCACTCTGGTTGCGGAAAATCCACACTTTTAAATATGATCGCCGGTTTGGATTTACCAACAGAAGGATTAGTAACTCTAGAAGGACAAAGAATTAAAAAACCAGGACCAGATAGAATGGTCGTATTTCAAAACTATTCGCTTTTACCTTGGCGAACAGTCAGAGAAAATATCGCCTTAGCGGTAGATTCAGTATTAAATGGAATGCCAGCGGCAGAACGCAAAGCGATTATTGACAGACACATAGATATGGTAGGTTTACGTCCCCATGCTGATAAACAACCAGGGATGTTATCTGGTGGACAAAAACAACGGGTAGCTATAGCCCGCGCCTTAGCAATTCGTCCTAAACTATTACTATTAGACGAACCCTTCGGTGCATTAGATGCCCTAACTCGCGGTAATTTGCAAGAACAATTAATGCAAATCTGCGAAGAAAACGAAGTTACCGCCGTCATGGTGACACACGACGTAGACGAAGCCGTATTGTTATCTGACAGAATAGTTATGTTAACCAACGGACCAGAATCAAAAATTGGCGACATTTTAGAAGTAGATATTCCCAGACCGCGTAAACGCATGGAAGTAGTAAAACATCCCAGTTACTACACCTTGCGAAGTGAAATGATTTACTTCCTCAACCAACAAAAACGCATCAAAAAAATTCGGGCCAGAAAAACTGCTGCGGTGGTTCGTCATGGTTTAGAAAAAGTTAATTTAGAAATTGGCTTCTTACCCATTACAGCTTGCGCCCCCCTGGCTATTGCTAAAGAAAAAGGCTTTTTCATCAAACATGGCTTAGATGAAGTTAATTTAGTCCGGGAAAGCAGTTGGCGGGGAATTGTAGACGGGATGACGGGGGGATATTTAGATGCGGCACAAATGCCCTCTGGTATGCCAATGTGGTTAAGTTTGGGAGGCAATAAAAACGAACCCTTACCCGTTGTCACAGCCCTAACAATGACCCGCAACGGTAACGCCATCACCTTAGCAAAACGTTTTTATGAAGAAGGTGTACATAGCTTATCCGACTTCAAAAAATACCTCCTAAAAACCCGCGAACAAACACACAGAATGGGCGTAGTCCATCCCGCATCAATGCACAATTTACTCCTGCGTTATTGGTTAGCCGCAGGAGGAATTGATCCTGATATTGACGTAGACATGAAAAATATTCCTCCTGCCCAAATGGTAGTAGATTTAAAAGGTGGAACTATTGACGGTTATTGTGTAGGTGAACCTTGGAATTATCGCGCAGCAGTTGAAGGTTCAGGCTTTACAATTGCCACAGATTTAGAAGTTTGGTTAGGACACCCCGGTAAAGTTTTAGGCGTGCGAGAAGATTGGGCAGAAACTTATCCAAATACCCATATTGCCTTAACCAAAGCCTTATTAGAAGCTTGCAAATATTGTGCAGATCCTGCCAACGCCCAAGAAATTCGCCAAATTTTAGCAAGTCGGGATTATGTCAGCACAGATATTGAATATATCCAACTGGAAAACCCCAGTAGTGATAGTTGTGACTTAGATCATCCGATGCGGGAATATGCCCATCACCAATTTTATTCCGAGTCTGCCATTAACCGCCCCAGTCGGACAGAACAAATTTGGATTATGACTCAATTAGCACGGTGGGGTGATACTCCCTTCCCCAGAAATTGGGTAGAAATCGTCGAACGAGTGTGTCGAGTCCGTGTTTTCAGTACAGCAGCCAGAGAACTAGGCTTAGATATCAGTTACACCCGTCAACCCATTCAATTATTTGATGGTAAACCCTTCAACGCCGACGACCCCATTAGCTATCTTAACGACCTAGAAATCAAACGCGACTTCTCCATAGCCGAAGTCATTCTAGATTCCCCCCGAAAAACCGCAGCTTAA
- the ntrB gene encoding nitrate ABC transporter permease: MTIAQKRSTTPKFDNSFLSSLQKQFPELIPPAIALLIFLTIWQLFSWTPGATLPGPIQVIQDTWILILYPFYDKGGTDKGLFWQIWASLQRVAISYTLAAIVGIALGVLIGVNKTMSKALDPLFQLLRTVPPLAWVPISLAALRQNEPAALFVIFITAIWPILINTAVGVTQIPQDYNNVAKVLQLSKKEYFFNILIPSALPYIFTGLRIAIGLAWLAIIAAEIVMSGIVGIGFFIWDAYQNNNVSEVILALVYIGVVGLILDKLMAALQNWILPSEQK, encoded by the coding sequence ATGACCATAGCTCAAAAACGTTCGACAACTCCTAAATTTGATAATAGCTTTTTATCTAGTTTACAAAAACAATTTCCTGAACTTATACCTCCGGCGATCGCATTACTTATTTTCCTAACTATTTGGCAACTATTTTCTTGGACTCCAGGGGCAACATTACCCGGACCAATCCAAGTTATTCAAGACACTTGGATCTTGATTCTGTATCCCTTCTATGACAAAGGAGGCACTGATAAAGGACTTTTTTGGCAAATCTGGGCTAGTCTCCAACGGGTTGCTATTAGCTATACACTAGCGGCAATTGTCGGTATTGCCTTGGGTGTTTTGATTGGTGTCAACAAAACCATGTCAAAAGCTTTAGATCCTTTATTCCAGTTATTAAGAACAGTACCTCCTTTAGCTTGGGTTCCTATTTCTCTAGCAGCATTACGCCAAAACGAACCAGCCGCATTATTCGTAATTTTCATCACCGCAATTTGGCCGATTCTCATTAACACTGCGGTGGGTGTAACTCAAATTCCTCAAGACTATAACAACGTTGCTAAAGTTCTACAACTTTCTAAAAAAGAGTATTTCTTTAATATCTTAATTCCTTCAGCATTACCCTACATTTTTACAGGTTTAAGAATTGCTATTGGTTTGGCTTGGTTAGCGATTATTGCGGCAGAAATCGTGATGTCCGGTATTGTTGGTATCGGCTTTTTTATCTGGGATGCTTATCAAAATAACAACGTTAGTGAAGTAATTTTGGCACTAGTTTATATCGGTGTTGTTGGTTTAATCCTAGATAAACTCATGGCTGCATTACAAAACTGGATTTTACCAAGTGAACAGAAATAG
- a CDS encoding CmpA/NrtA family ABC transporter substrate-binding protein, translating to MSEFLNQVSRRKFIVTAGVSASAVLLKGCLGSPPEAGNTGGTSTQTATQPTANISAEQKPETAKAKLGFIPIIESAPLIIAQEKGFFAKHGMTNVELSKQASWGSARDNVEIGSGGGGIDGGQWQMPMPHLITEGKITKGNKPIPMYVLAQLVTHGNAIAIANKHLGKGISLKLDAAKPLFAQMKSSTPFTAAFTFPNVNQDLWIRYWLSASGIDPDTDVKLLTVPAAQTVANMKTGTMDAFSTGDPWPFRLVNDKIGFMAALTAEIWKNHPEEYFAMRGDWVDQNPKATKALLKGVMEAQQWLDNFDNRKEAAEILTAKKYFGLSSPAVLADPYQGKYDMGDGRKIDDKSMAAYYWKDAKGSVSYPYQSHDLWFITENVRWGFLPKDYISNGAAKAKELIKKVNREDIWKEAAKELGIPAADIPTSTSRGVEEFFDGVKFDPEKPEEYLKSLKIKKVGV from the coding sequence ATGTCTGAATTTCTTAACCAGGTTTCTCGCCGTAAGTTTATTGTCACTGCTGGAGTTTCAGCCAGTGCAGTATTACTCAAAGGTTGTTTAGGAAGTCCACCAGAAGCAGGTAACACGGGTGGTACATCCACACAAACGGCTACTCAACCAACAGCTAATATTAGTGCAGAACAAAAACCAGAAACGGCAAAAGCCAAATTAGGATTTATCCCCATTATTGAATCTGCACCATTAATTATTGCCCAAGAAAAAGGCTTTTTTGCTAAACATGGGATGACCAATGTAGAACTTTCTAAACAAGCATCTTGGGGTTCAGCAAGAGATAACGTAGAAATTGGTTCTGGTGGTGGTGGTATTGATGGTGGTCAATGGCAAATGCCCATGCCACACTTAATTACAGAAGGTAAAATTACTAAGGGTAATAAACCAATACCCATGTATGTTCTTGCCCAGTTAGTTACTCATGGTAATGCAATTGCGATCGCCAACAAACATCTAGGGAAAGGTATTAGCTTAAAACTCGATGCGGCAAAACCATTATTTGCCCAAATGAAATCTTCCACACCTTTTACCGCAGCTTTCACATTCCCCAACGTTAACCAAGATTTGTGGATTCGCTACTGGTTATCAGCAAGTGGAATTGACCCAGATACAGATGTCAAATTATTAACAGTTCCAGCGGCGCAAACTGTCGCCAACATGAAAACCGGGACAATGGATGCTTTCAGCACTGGCGACCCCTGGCCATTTCGTCTGGTTAACGACAAAATCGGCTTCATGGCGGCACTAACAGCCGAAATTTGGAAAAATCACCCCGAAGAATATTTTGCCATGAGAGGCGATTGGGTTGACCAAAATCCCAAAGCTACAAAAGCCCTATTAAAAGGTGTTATGGAAGCCCAACAGTGGTTAGATAACTTTGATAACCGCAAAGAAGCAGCAGAAATTCTCACCGCTAAAAAGTATTTTGGCTTATCTTCCCCAGCAGTTTTAGCTGACCCATACCAAGGTAAATATGACATGGGTGATGGTCGTAAAATAGACGATAAATCAATGGCTGCTTATTACTGGAAAGATGCTAAAGGCAGCGTTTCCTATCCTTACCAAAGTCATGATTTATGGTTCATCACCGAAAATGTGCGTTGGGGGTTCTTACCCAAGGATTACATTAGCAATGGTGCAGCTAAAGCTAAAGAATTAATCAAAAAAGTGAACCGCGAAGATATTTGGAAAGAAGCAGCTAAAGAATTAGGAATACCTGCTGCTGACATTCCCACTAGTACATCTCGTGGAGTTGAAGAGTTTTTTGATGGAGTCAAATTCGACCCTGAGAAACCAGAAGAATATCTCAAGAGTTTAAAAATTAAAAAAGTAGGTGTTTAA
- a CDS encoding QcrA and Rieske domain-containing protein, whose protein sequence is MKRREFINWVGLGCLASSLPVAIAACSPETSTSANPGSNAATKGWEKVGTVAQLDKTGELLVENSPIGAVLVVGTSKTAKSLIAVNPTCTHQGCTIAWKAKESKFVCPCHGAKFARDGKAQDGPTKEPLKTYQAKIESGSVLVQAT, encoded by the coding sequence ATGAAACGTCGTGAATTTATAAATTGGGTGGGATTAGGTTGTTTAGCTAGTTCCTTACCTGTCGCAATTGCAGCCTGTTCTCCCGAAACCAGTACATCAGCTAATCCTGGATCTAATGCTGCTACTAAAGGCTGGGAAAAGGTAGGTACGGTGGCACAATTAGACAAAACTGGTGAACTATTGGTAGAAAATTCTCCAATTGGCGCAGTATTGGTAGTTGGCACATCTAAAACCGCTAAAAGTTTGATTGCTGTTAATCCAACTTGTACTCATCAAGGTTGTACGATCGCCTGGAAAGCCAAAGAAAGTAAATTTGTTTGTCCCTGTCATGGGGCAAAATTTGCGCGTGATGGCAAGGCACAAGACGGACCCACTAAAGAACCGCTGAAAACTTACCAAGCTAAAATTGAGAGTGGTTCTGTCTTAGTTCAAGCTACTTGA
- a CDS encoding LysR family transcriptional regulator, which yields MRLEQLQAFLAIVQTGSFQQAAKQCGVTQSTISRQIQALEADLGIELFHRTSHAKLTLGGERLLPRVHKICQEWDLATQELTDLIGGKQPELCIAAIHSVCASYLPPVLQKFCHHYPEVQLRVTSLGSDRSLKVLKDGLVDLAIVMHNRFLITGKEMAIEFLYEEPIEVLTAANHPLAEYESIPWLELICYPQVVFKDGYGMQRLIQDKFEQMKTKLKAVLEVNTLDAFRGVVRQGELIALLPQSALMEARYDPTLAVRPLRENSNLGNNSPLTRQVVMVTTQDRLHIPPIQYFWQLVKDNIPEIKN from the coding sequence ATGCGTCTAGAGCAGTTGCAAGCCTTTTTGGCGATTGTTCAAACTGGCAGCTTTCAACAAGCAGCGAAACAATGTGGTGTGACTCAATCAACCATTAGTAGGCAAATTCAGGCATTAGAAGCAGATTTAGGGATAGAACTATTTCATAGAACCTCTCATGCCAAATTAACTTTAGGAGGTGAACGGTTACTTCCTCGTGTACATAAAATCTGCCAGGAATGGGATTTGGCTACACAGGAATTAACAGATCTAATCGGAGGAAAGCAACCAGAACTATGTATTGCAGCGATACATTCAGTATGTGCTTCTTACTTACCACCAGTATTACAAAAGTTTTGTCATCATTATCCAGAAGTCCAATTGCGAGTGACATCATTAGGAAGCGATCGCTCTCTGAAAGTCCTCAAAGATGGTTTAGTAGATTTAGCAATTGTCATGCACAATCGTTTTCTGATCACAGGCAAAGAAATGGCGATAGAATTCCTATACGAAGAACCTATAGAAGTCCTTACCGCAGCCAATCATCCCCTAGCTGAATATGAATCTATCCCCTGGTTAGAGTTAATTTGTTATCCTCAAGTAGTATTTAAGGATGGTTATGGAATGCAACGTCTGATTCAAGATAAATTTGAACAGATGAAAACTAAACTGAAAGCAGTTTTGGAAGTAAACACCCTAGATGCCTTTCGGGGAGTAGTTCGTCAAGGAGAACTCATTGCCTTACTTCCCCAGTCAGCACTTATGGAAGCTAGATATGATCCCACCCTGGCAGTTCGTCCTCTACGCGAAAATAGTAATTTAGGTAATAATTCCCCCCTGACTCGTCAGGTAGTCATGGTAACAACTCAAGATCGTCTCCACATTCCTCCAATACAATATTTTTGGCAGCTTGTCAAGGATAATATTCCTGAAATTAAAAATTAA